A stretch of the Corythoichthys intestinalis isolate RoL2023-P3 chromosome 22, ASM3026506v1, whole genome shotgun sequence genome encodes the following:
- the LOC130910961 gene encoding class I histocompatibility antigen, F10 alpha chain-like: MKELVALLLVAVQIQNVKPVIHTLKYINTASSHIPNFPEYLEVGYVDGVQISHYDSKSRKLRPKQEWMNKIAAEDPHYWERCTQINIGNQQSFKVRIETAKERFNQTGGVHMFQVMYGCEWDDETGEVDGWQHYAYNGEDFISLDLKGLRWIAVKPQAVSTKHKWDQQDSYNQFLNYYYTDECPSYLKKHARNGRDFLMRRELPRISLLQKTSWSPVTCHATGFYPREADLFWKKDGEELFEDVEMGDTLPNHDGTFQTTADLKTVDARAKYECVFQLAGVPEDVIVPLDFAKILSNERIKVEERMKTALAVSIPLALIALAIVIVVAVVKFRKAKYTPAANSDQSSSESAL, encoded by the exons ATGAAGGAGTTGGTGGCACTTTTACTTGTGGCTGTGCAAATTCAAAACGTCAAGCCCG TGATTCACACGCTTAAGTATATCAATACAGCGTCGTCTCATATTCCAAACTTCCCAGAGTACTTGGAGGTGGGTTATGTTGACGGCGTTCAGATTAGCCACTACGACAGCAAGAGCAGGAAATTACGACCCAAACAGGAGTGGATGAACAAAATCGCAGCCGAGGATCCGCACTACTGGGAGAGATGCACACAGATCAATATTGGAAATCAGCAGAGCTTCAAAGTCCGCATTGAAACTGCGAAAGAGCGCTTCAACCAAACTGGAG GTGTTCACATGTTCCAGGTTATGTATGGCTGCGAATGGGATGATGAGACCGGCGAGGTGGACGGTTGGCAACACTACGCTTACAACGGAGAAGACTTTATATCGCTTGATTTGAAGGGACTGAGGTGGATCGCGGTCAAGCCGCAGGCTGTCTCCACCAAACACAAGTGGGACCAACAGGACAGTTATAATCAATTCTTGAATTATTACTACACTGATGAATGTCCTTCTTACTTGAAGAAGCACGCTCGCAATGGGAGGGACTTCCTCATGAGAAGAG AGCTCCCGAGGATCTCCCTACTGCAGAAGACGTCGTGGTCGCCGGTGACCTGCCACGCCACGGGTTTTTACCCCAGGGAGGCCGACCTGTTTTGGAAGAAGGACGGCGAGGAGCTCTTTGAGGACGTGGAGATGGGCGACACCCTCCCCAATCACGACGGGACCTTCCAGACCACCGCCGACCTCAAAACGGTGGACGCCCGCGCCAAATACGAGTGCGTCTTCCAGCTGGCCGGTGTCCCGGAAGACGTTATCGTCCCGCTGGATTTCGCGAAGATCCTGAGCAACGAGCGCATTAAAG TGGAAGAAAGGATGAAGACGGCGCTGGCCGTCAGCATCCCGTTGGCGCTCATAGCCCTCGCAATCGTCATTGTCGTCGCTGTCGTCAAATTCAGAAAAG CCAAATACACTCCAGCTG CCAATTCTGACCAATCTTCCTCCGAGAGCGCCCTTTAG